The following coding sequences are from one Coffea arabica cultivar ET-39 chromosome 11e, Coffea Arabica ET-39 HiFi, whole genome shotgun sequence window:
- the LOC113717847 gene encoding uncharacterized protein isoform X1 has protein sequence MSLLDVGPKDGILHLMLQTILITSNGACKLGAFGFTPTGHSSSDSANVQAFHYAYIISAIALLLSFHSAIPAADISGACAAGIGLKGFMLSVNAISASSSTKYASFGTCSRMKLCKAQEVRLILF, from the exons ATGTCTCTGCTAGATGTTGGACCTAAAGATG GAATTCTTCATCTGATGTTGCAGACTATCTTGATCACATCTAATGGAGCTTGTAAGCTGGGTGCATTTGGTTTCACGCCTACAGGTCACTCATCCAGTGATTCAGCTAATGTGCAGGCTTTCCACTATGCT TACATCATATCGGCTATTGCTCTCCTACTTTCATTCCATTCAGCAATTCCTGCAGCCGACATATCTGGAGCTTGTGCTGCGGGCATTGGGTTGAAGGGGTTTATGTTATCTGTCAATGCTATATCTGcttcttcttcaacaaaatatgcGTCATTTGGAACATGCTCGCGCATGAAGTTGTGCAAGGCACAAGAAGTCAGGCTAATATTATTTTGA
- the LOC113717847 gene encoding uncharacterized protein isoform X2, producing MNCTLSTILITSNGACKLGAFGFTPTGHSSSDSANVQAFHYAYIISAIALLLSFHSAIPAADISGACAAGIGLKGFMLSVNAISASSSTKYASFGTCSRMKLCKAQEVRLILF from the exons ATGAATTGCACTCTCTCT ACTATCTTGATCACATCTAATGGAGCTTGTAAGCTGGGTGCATTTGGTTTCACGCCTACAGGTCACTCATCCAGTGATTCAGCTAATGTGCAGGCTTTCCACTATGCT TACATCATATCGGCTATTGCTCTCCTACTTTCATTCCATTCAGCAATTCCTGCAGCCGACATATCTGGAGCTTGTGCTGCGGGCATTGGGTTGAAGGGGTTTATGTTATCTGTCAATGCTATATCTGcttcttcttcaacaaaatatgcGTCATTTGGAACATGCTCGCGCATGAAGTTGTGCAAGGCACAAGAAGTCAGGCTAATATTATTTTGA
- the LOC113717847 gene encoding uncharacterized protein isoform X3, giving the protein MLDLKMTILITSNGACKLGAFGFTPTGHSSSDSANVQAFHYAYIISAIALLLSFHSAIPAADISGACAAGIGLKGFMLSVNAISASSSTKYASFGTCSRMKLCKAQEVRLILF; this is encoded by the exons ATGTTGGACCTAAAGATG ACTATCTTGATCACATCTAATGGAGCTTGTAAGCTGGGTGCATTTGGTTTCACGCCTACAGGTCACTCATCCAGTGATTCAGCTAATGTGCAGGCTTTCCACTATGCT TACATCATATCGGCTATTGCTCTCCTACTTTCATTCCATTCAGCAATTCCTGCAGCCGACATATCTGGAGCTTGTGCTGCGGGCATTGGGTTGAAGGGGTTTATGTTATCTGTCAATGCTATATCTGcttcttcttcaacaaaatatgcGTCATTTGGAACATGCTCGCGCATGAAGTTGTGCAAGGCACAAGAAGTCAGGCTAATATTATTTTGA